The following proteins are encoded in a genomic region of Magnolia sinica isolate HGM2019 chromosome 1, MsV1, whole genome shotgun sequence:
- the LOC131252931 gene encoding uncharacterized protein LOC131252931 — protein MGIKRLGWFIFTFAEKMVGDSREGESCQEFLDLIPNERDWLVRDRGSFRVTEEKKLELGLGPLGFGFPKKTVAERDTSLLGIFQRLPRTTILLLNQRWIIVGMSTVGFNCTIYLFGVNV, from the exons atgggcatcaag AGATTGGGGTGGTTTATTTTCACATTTGCTGAGAAAATGGTGGGAGATTCAAGGGAAGGAGAGTCCTGCCAGGAGTTTCTTGATCTGATTCCTAATGAAAGGGATTGGTTGGTAAGGGATAGAGGATCCTTTCGAGTTACAGAAGAGAAAAAGCTGGAGCTGGGGCTCGGGCCACTGGGGTTTGGATTTCCAAAGAAAACTGTAGCAGAGAGAGACACCTCTCTATTGGGTATTTTCCAAAGGCTCCCAAGAACAACAATCCTTCTGCTGAACCAGAGGTGGATTATTGTTGGCATGTCCACAGTTGGTTTCAATTGCACTATCTACTTATTTGGTGTTAATGTCTAG